The following nucleotide sequence is from Candidatus Auribacterota bacterium.
TTCCGTGTCGGAGCCATCAAGCACAGCCGCGCCGGCTTCACGCTCGACCCTGCGGGGAAAGACAGCGCCAGGTTCAAAAAGGCCGGCGCCAGAACCGTCCTGCTCATATCCCCCGCATCACTCGGACTGATCTCCGACCATGGGGAAAAGCTTTCTCCCGCGCGGGCGGCGGCAATGTTTTTCAAGAACGCGGATATCGTCCTCGTCGAGGGGTGGAAGGAATCGTCCCTCCCCAAGGTCCTCGTATCAGATACACGCACGCCCCCGCACGGCATTAAAAATATTGTCGCCGAAATAGGAAAGAGGGGGACCGTTCATCACGTCCCCCTCTTCTCGCCTGCCGATATCGCCGCACTCGCGGACTTTATCACCTCTTTCAATCCTCTATCTTGACCTTGTATCTGCCGTAGTAGGGATAGGGCGGGTAGTATGCCGGAGGCGGGTAGGAAGGATTATAGGGATCGTAGTAGTAGGTGGGCGGGTAATAGTAGCCGGAGGGCGGTGGATAGTAGGGATAATAGTAGTGATAGGGGTAACGATACTCCTTCACCTTGCCGTAGGGCGTGTAATATTTGCTCTTGACCTTCACCCTGTCATCCGCCATGGCGACCGATGCGACCATCACCACCAGTGCGATGAGCAGCGCAACGCTCACAAGCCTCTTCATCTCGAACCTCCTCTCTTGAAACACCCTCTCATCACAACCTACACCTGGGTTTATAGCAAATCCGGTGCCAGCAATGCAATTCTCTCCATGACTTTCTTCCTAGTACTGCGTGGAGGCTATAATCTCCTCTCCATCAAAGTGATATGAGCCATCTCTCACCGCTGCGGACAATGGCTCACCCTCATCATGCTCAGAATATCATGCTCAGAATAATGGCGACGGCGTGCTCCATTTGATAGCATACACGCAGACAGCAGAGTCACTATGGAGCGAAACTGCAGCCCAATGTCCAACGTGTAATGTTTACAGA
It contains:
- the mobB gene encoding molybdopterin-guanine dinucleotide biosynthesis protein B, coding for MSSTRRKRRGLPFLISFVGPSGAGKTTIIVKLIRELEKRGFRVGAIKHSRAGFTLDPAGKDSARFKKAGARTVLLISPASLGLISDHGEKLSPARAAAMFFKNADIVLVEGWKESSLPKVLVSDTRTPPHGIKNIVAEIGKRGTVHHVPLFSPADIAALADFITSFNPLS